A window from Pseudomonas sp. Tri1 encodes these proteins:
- a CDS encoding SUMF1/EgtB/PvdO family nonheme iron enzyme has protein sequence MKEFAMYKLLGAAVALSLASLTWADEGTDKLDNPKPLPDDVSLPLPCEGQMVFRYVYILAQGTLDDREISLGYPFSEGEAGYQQSFISGYRRDFINGQFTLKDLPKDWNKTITPLMPKTDAKTPLKPMLYFIGKYEVTARQYAQVMAQAQSLASGEAAPACEALQADLPQGVAGRLPKVKLSKFEAERFSAVYSAWLMKYHKDLLPVSGRGTSAEDGGLGFVRLPTEVEWEFAARGGQAVSRQDLEGRLFPRRLEGSESDGPLADWAVFNQVAGGTGQAARLMPIGTKLPNPIGLFDVVGNAAEMVQESFQLVHAGRRQGAYGGFVVKGGNYLEGEGTLFTGMRREYPLFAADGTEQSNETTGFRVAVGALSAPRSRYKELFAQWQKEGRLASLTDAIDDAEDPTKRLDSIIAASVDPRLQAELGLVNEELKRNVSLIAQQREEAAGNLIQSSALVAETVNNYNIRLTNLQNSRQVALDAKDEASAQLFATAIDNGRSALDGAVAIYIDNLATGTRYTDAVIQAQFQRIKEELERKPVLGKSLVARATLFVRHVGDYRQQKRADPAAILKELLASNAQRS, from the coding sequence GTGAAGGAATTCGCGATGTATAAGTTATTGGGCGCCGCCGTGGCGCTGAGCCTGGCCAGCCTGACATGGGCTGATGAAGGCACGGACAAGCTGGACAATCCCAAGCCGTTACCCGACGACGTCAGCCTGCCGCTGCCATGCGAAGGGCAGATGGTGTTCCGCTACGTCTACATCCTCGCCCAGGGCACCCTGGACGACCGTGAGATCAGCCTCGGTTATCCGTTCAGCGAAGGCGAGGCCGGTTACCAGCAATCGTTCATTTCCGGCTACCGGCGTGACTTCATCAACGGCCAGTTCACCCTCAAGGACCTGCCCAAGGACTGGAACAAAACCATCACGCCGTTGATGCCCAAGACCGACGCCAAGACGCCGCTCAAGCCGATGCTGTACTTCATCGGCAAGTACGAAGTCACCGCGCGCCAATACGCCCAAGTCATGGCCCAGGCGCAATCGCTGGCCAGCGGCGAAGCGGCGCCGGCCTGTGAAGCCCTGCAAGCCGATTTGCCCCAAGGCGTGGCCGGGCGTTTGCCCAAAGTGAAACTGTCGAAGTTCGAGGCCGAGCGTTTCTCGGCGGTGTACAGTGCCTGGCTGATGAAGTACCACAAGGACCTGCTGCCGGTGAGCGGTCGCGGCACCTCTGCTGAAGACGGCGGGCTTGGTTTTGTACGCTTGCCGACGGAAGTGGAGTGGGAGTTCGCCGCCCGAGGCGGGCAGGCCGTGAGCCGTCAGGATCTGGAAGGGCGCCTGTTTCCCCGGCGCCTGGAAGGCAGTGAAAGCGACGGACCGCTGGCCGATTGGGCGGTGTTCAACCAAGTTGCCGGCGGCACCGGCCAGGCGGCGCGGCTGATGCCCATCGGCACCAAATTGCCGAACCCTATCGGCCTGTTCGACGTGGTCGGCAACGCCGCCGAGATGGTCCAGGAGTCCTTCCAATTGGTGCACGCCGGCCGCCGCCAGGGCGCTTATGGCGGTTTCGTGGTCAAGGGCGGCAACTACCTGGAAGGCGAGGGCACGTTGTTCACCGGCATGCGCCGCGAATACCCGTTGTTCGCCGCCGATGGCACTGAGCAAAGCAACGAAACCACCGGTTTTCGCGTGGCCGTCGGGGCGTTGTCGGCACCGCGTTCGCGCTACAAGGAATTGTTTGCCCAGTGGCAGAAAGAAGGCCGGCTGGCGTCGCTGACCGATGCCATCGACGATGCCGAAGACCCGACCAAACGCCTGGACAGCATCATCGCCGCCAGCGTCGACCCGCGCCTGCAAGCCGAACTGGGGCTGGTCAACGAAGAGCTCAAGCGCAACGTCTCGCTCATCGCCCAGCAGCGCGAGGAAGCGGCGGGCAACCTGATTCAATCGTCGGCCCTGGTGGCTGAGACCGTCAACAACTACAACATTCGCCTGACCAATCTGCAGAACAGTCGGCAAGTCGCCCTGGACGCCAAGGACGAGGCCAGCGCGCAACTGTTCGCCACGGCCATCGACAACGGTCGCAGTGCGCTGGATGGCGCGGTGGCGATCTACATCGACAACCTGGCCACCGGCACGCGCTACACCGATGCCGTGATCCAGGCGCAGTTTCAACGCATCAAGGAAGAGTTGGAGCGCAAGCCGGTACTGGGCAAGAGCCTGGTGGCGCGCGCAACGTTATTCGTTCGTCACGTCGGGGACTATCGTCAGCAAAAACGCGCCGACCCGGCGGCGATATTGAAGGAATTGCTCGCATCGAACGCTCAGCGGTCTTGA
- a CDS encoding FtsX-like permease family protein yields the protein MRGALVASLAWQDYRNDAWLSACSVLALVAVVAPLLVLFGLKFGLVSSLTERLQNDPATREIIPLGGGRFSAEFIEQLSQRGDVAFALPRTRQIAATAELSSDASLVTVEMIPTAANDPLFDHLPVPRGLDQVVLSQTAAEKLGAKPGDWLQASFGRQVAGRSEAQRTRVQVLHVLPLEAFARDGLFAPLALLEAAEDYRDGRAVPAFGWPGDAVGVSGQRVYPAFRLYARRLADVEPLRQYFAGQNLLVSTQAQTIAQVQSLSRNLSIVFWIIAGLALAGAFAAIFAGALAAVERKRRELSVLRLLGVSTAALLLFVVLQALYSATFAALLSVGLYGLAQSGLNHLFAQMPGEYASHLLVRHYTLALLAVLGVSAVAAACGGWRVARIQACEGIRDV from the coding sequence ATGCGCGGCGCGCTGGTGGCTTCCCTGGCCTGGCAGGATTACCGCAACGATGCCTGGCTGTCGGCCTGTTCGGTGCTGGCCCTGGTTGCCGTGGTGGCGCCATTGCTGGTGTTGTTTGGCCTGAAATTCGGCCTGGTCAGCAGCCTCACCGAACGCCTGCAGAACGACCCAGCCACCCGGGAAATCATCCCCTTGGGCGGCGGTCGCTTCAGTGCCGAGTTCATCGAGCAATTGAGCCAGCGCGGCGACGTTGCTTTTGCCTTGCCGCGCACCCGACAGATCGCCGCCACGGCGGAACTGAGCAGCGATGCGTCGCTCGTCACGGTCGAGATGATTCCCACCGCGGCCAACGATCCGTTGTTCGATCACCTGCCGGTGCCTCGGGGTTTGGATCAAGTGGTGCTCAGCCAGACTGCCGCTGAAAAGCTCGGCGCCAAGCCCGGTGATTGGTTGCAGGCCAGTTTTGGTCGGCAGGTGGCCGGGCGCAGCGAGGCGCAGCGCACGCGGGTGCAGGTGTTGCACGTGCTGCCGTTGGAAGCCTTTGCCCGCGATGGTTTATTCGCGCCGCTGGCGTTGCTGGAGGCGGCCGAGGATTACCGCGACGGACGTGCCGTGCCCGCGTTCGGCTGGCCGGGTGACGCGGTGGGCGTGAGCGGGCAGCGGGTGTATCCGGCGTTTCGCCTGTACGCACGCCGCCTCGCCGACGTCGAGCCGCTGCGCCAGTATTTCGCTGGGCAGAACCTGTTGGTATCGACTCAGGCCCAGACCATCGCCCAAGTGCAATCGTTGAGCCGCAACCTGTCGATCGTCTTCTGGATCATCGCCGGGTTGGCGTTGGCCGGGGCCTTCGCAGCGATTTTTGCCGGTGCCCTGGCGGCGGTCGAGCGTAAGCGCCGGGAGCTGTCGGTGTTGCGCCTGCTGGGGGTTTCCACCGCGGCGCTTCTGTTGTTCGTTGTGTTGCAGGCGCTCTACAGCGCCACCTTTGCGGCTCTGCTGAGTGTCGGGCTGTATGGCCTGGCGCAGTCGGGCCTGAACCATTTATTTGCGCAGATGCCGGGCGAGTACGCCAGCCATCTGCTGGTGCGTCATTACACCTTGGCCCTGCTGGCCGTGCTCGGCGTCAGCGCCGTGGCGGCGGCGTGTGGCGGCTGGCGGGTGGCGCGCATCCAGGCGTGTGAAGGAATTCGCGATGTATAA
- a CDS encoding ABC transporter ATP-binding protein, whose amino-acid sequence MLDMSAVHKSRGAGSQRYSLVIPRLQLRGGEQLAVVGPSGCGKSTLLDLLALVLAPDQAGRFDFSPANAPLDIAKLWRASQQGTLAELRSRHLGYVLQTGGLLGFLDVRGNIELSRKLLGLKDDGSVMRLARQLDIADQLDKRPADLSVGQRQRVSCARALAHAPRLLLADEPTAALDPLNAERVMQLLVAQAREHGVCCVVATHDEALARASGLQVRRIGCRRDVDGGVTATLGEAC is encoded by the coding sequence ATGCTGGACATGAGCGCAGTGCACAAAAGCCGGGGCGCCGGCAGCCAGCGCTACAGCCTGGTGATTCCACGGCTGCAATTGCGCGGCGGTGAACAACTGGCAGTGGTCGGGCCCAGTGGTTGTGGCAAGAGCACCTTGCTGGATCTGCTGGCGCTGGTGCTGGCGCCGGATCAGGCCGGACGGTTCGACTTCAGCCCTGCCAACGCGCCGCTGGACATCGCCAAATTGTGGCGTGCGTCGCAACAGGGCACCTTGGCCGAGCTGCGCAGTCGCCACCTGGGCTATGTTCTGCAAACCGGCGGCCTGTTGGGCTTCCTGGACGTGCGCGGCAACATCGAGTTGTCGCGAAAACTGTTGGGTTTGAAGGATGACGGCAGCGTGATGCGCCTGGCTAGGCAATTGGATATTGCCGATCAACTGGACAAGAGACCGGCGGATTTATCCGTCGGCCAACGCCAGCGGGTCAGCTGTGCCCGGGCGCTGGCCCATGCTCCGCGGCTGTTGCTGGCCGATGAGCCGACGGCTGCCCTCGACCCGCTGAACGCCGAGCGCGTCATGCAGTTGCTGGTGGCCCAGGCCCGCGAACACGGTGTGTGCTGTGTGGTCGCCACCCATGACGAGGCGCTGGCCCGCGCCAGCGGTTTGCAGGTGCGCCGGATCGGTTGCCGCCGCGATGTCGATGGCGGCGTCACCGCCACCCTCGGGGAGGCTTGCTGA
- a CDS encoding serine/threonine-protein kinase, translating to MSLTLNIVIPGYDIEGPIGEGAMASVYLATQRSLERKVALKVMAAALAADPTFCERFLREGKTLARLSHPHTVTIHDIGNVGELYYMAMEYLPNGTLKERIAAGLTPEQGLTYIRQIASALGYAHGLGLVHRDVKPANILFRADGTAVLSDFGIAKSLDDRTQFTQAGFAVGTPSYMSPEQARGQDIDGRADLYALGVVLYEILVGKLPYTGNDALSTALAHLTEPLPELPVHHGRYQDVLRKLLAKDPAERFPDAAALLRALDNLPQESEATLIRPLSLQLPETPKPVDDLAGLTPMSIDIPSGPAYSQPQPQSQPKPVPPPVKPTPQSSVSEQRKGPVFALAAVAVAVALALGGAGYWWLSGDDGKAVKTPVATTTSAKPPEVSPPKAPEVPAVKPPVAPPAQPPVATEADGGQRPLLMAGKKTLFQRVLSKPGAKLADAPGAAPGKALPAFSVLYVYQRKDVDGSAWVRVGAATDGRSDGWLPAAQVSDWKQSLVLKFTERSGRAPVMFLRQPGEVEKLLANPSAAKNVLLKAQQSPQEDQQVLALEPAASAVPQSQFYLLPIFDSRESLDENGQPVQLLNVASIDPGNTPRATPNTPITTANADAFRTAVVLVVDTTVSMQPYIDQVRDVVHELQTRIAERGELDSVSFGMVGFRSSIKKTPGLEYVAKTLITLEQGRDPQRFMELARQVKASTVSSHSFNEDAFAGVMEAVEGMDWSGYGGRLILLVTDAGALRKNDPFAATQMNEAEVRQAALGKQIKIYALHLLSDAGKKTHAGAQSQYRTLTADANPQIGDLYIPVPGADVRKFGERVDEIGSVFADLVHQVRSNKPQAVPLLSAAPSLADKSAAVGYAMHMDFLGRKSASQAPQLVSAWTADRDLTNPALPAFQVCVMLTKLQLNDLQQSLKLIVDAARKTQSSPKDFFQEIASASAYMSRDPSALRKGGNLADGGILGEYLEGLPYRSKSLNMTQDLWLSLSVAEQEDFIDELDSKIRLYETFHNDLANWVRFGDAEPGDALYRVPLSTLP from the coding sequence ATGAGCTTGACCCTGAACATTGTCATCCCCGGCTACGACATCGAAGGGCCGATCGGTGAAGGTGCGATGGCCAGTGTGTACCTGGCGACCCAGCGCTCGCTGGAACGCAAGGTCGCGTTGAAAGTCATGGCCGCTGCGCTGGCGGCCGACCCGACGTTCTGCGAGCGCTTCCTGCGCGAAGGCAAGACCCTGGCGCGCCTGTCGCACCCGCACACCGTGACCATCCATGACATCGGCAACGTCGGTGAGCTGTATTACATGGCGATGGAGTACCTGCCCAACGGCACGCTCAAGGAACGCATCGCGGCGGGCCTGACGCCAGAGCAGGGCCTGACCTACATCCGCCAGATCGCCTCGGCCCTGGGTTATGCCCACGGTCTGGGCCTGGTCCACCGTGACGTCAAGCCGGCGAACATTCTGTTCCGTGCCGACGGCACGGCGGTGCTCTCGGACTTTGGCATCGCCAAGTCCCTGGACGACCGCACCCAATTCACCCAGGCCGGTTTCGCCGTCGGCACGCCCAGCTACATGAGCCCGGAACAGGCCCGCGGGCAGGACATCGATGGCCGCGCCGACCTGTATGCCCTGGGCGTGGTGCTCTATGAAATCCTCGTCGGCAAACTGCCGTATACCGGTAACGATGCGCTGTCCACGGCCCTGGCGCACCTGACTGAACCGTTGCCGGAATTGCCGGTGCACCATGGCCGTTACCAGGATGTGCTGCGCAAGCTGTTGGCCAAGGATCCGGCGGAGCGTTTCCCGGATGCGGCGGCGTTGCTGCGGGCGCTGGATAACCTGCCTCAGGAATCGGAAGCGACGCTGATCCGGCCGCTGTCGTTGCAACTGCCGGAAACGCCCAAGCCGGTTGATGACTTGGCGGGTTTGACGCCCATGTCCATCGACATTCCCAGCGGCCCGGCTTACTCACAACCGCAGCCACAATCGCAGCCCAAGCCCGTTCCGCCGCCCGTAAAACCGACGCCTCAGTCCTCAGTGTCGGAACAGCGCAAGGGGCCGGTGTTCGCCCTCGCCGCTGTCGCGGTTGCCGTGGCGCTGGCCTTAGGTGGTGCCGGTTATTGGTGGTTGTCCGGTGACGATGGCAAAGCGGTGAAAACGCCGGTTGCCACGACGACGTCGGCCAAGCCTCCCGAGGTGTCCCCGCCGAAGGCCCCCGAAGTGCCAGCGGTCAAGCCTCCTGTTGCCCCTCCCGCTCAGCCACCCGTGGCGACCGAAGCTGACGGCGGCCAGCGTCCGCTGTTGATGGCCGGCAAGAAAACCCTGTTCCAGCGCGTGCTCAGCAAACCGGGGGCGAAGCTCGCCGATGCACCGGGTGCCGCGCCGGGCAAGGCGCTGCCGGCGTTTTCCGTGCTGTACGTGTATCAGCGCAAGGACGTCGACGGCAGCGCGTGGGTGCGCGTCGGCGCCGCCACCGATGGGCGCAGCGACGGCTGGCTGCCCGCCGCCCAGGTCAGCGACTGGAAGCAAAGCCTGGTGCTCAAGTTCACCGAACGTTCCGGCCGGGCGCCTGTGATGTTCCTGCGTCAGCCCGGCGAAGTGGAAAAGCTGCTGGCTAACCCTTCGGCGGCCAAGAACGTGCTGCTCAAGGCCCAGCAGAGCCCGCAAGAAGACCAGCAAGTGCTGGCCCTGGAACCGGCTGCCAGCGCCGTGCCGCAGAGCCAGTTCTACCTGTTGCCGATCTTCGATTCCCGCGAGAGCCTGGATGAGAACGGCCAGCCGGTGCAGTTGCTGAACGTGGCGTCCATCGACCCGGGCAACACGCCCAGGGCGACGCCCAATACGCCCATCACCACTGCCAACGCCGACGCATTCCGTACCGCCGTGGTGCTGGTGGTGGACACCACCGTGTCGATGCAGCCCTACATCGACCAGGTCCGCGACGTGGTCCACGAACTGCAAACCCGCATCGCCGAGCGTGGCGAGCTGGACAGCGTCAGCTTCGGCATGGTGGGTTTTCGCAGCAGCATCAAGAAAACCCCGGGCCTGGAATACGTCGCCAAGACCTTGATCACCCTGGAACAGGGCCGCGACCCGCAACGCTTCATGGAGTTGGCGCGGCAGGTCAAGGCGTCCACGGTGTCGAGCCATTCGTTCAACGAAGATGCGTTTGCCGGGGTCATGGAAGCTGTCGAAGGCATGGACTGGTCCGGTTACGGCGGGCGCTTGATCCTGTTGGTCACCGACGCCGGTGCCCTGCGCAAGAACGACCCGTTTGCCGCCACGCAAATGAACGAGGCCGAAGTGCGCCAGGCGGCGCTGGGCAAGCAGATCAAGATCTACGCTCTGCACTTGCTCAGCGACGCCGGCAAGAAAACCCACGCCGGCGCCCAGAGCCAGTACCGCACCCTGACCGCCGACGCCAACCCACAGATTGGTGACCTGTACATTCCGGTGCCGGGCGCCGATGTACGCAAGTTCGGCGAGCGGGTGGACGAGATCGGCTCGGTGTTCGCCGACCTGGTGCATCAGGTGCGCAGCAACAAGCCGCAAGCCGTGCCGCTGCTGAGCGCCGCGCCGAGCCTGGCCGACAAATCGGCGGCAGTCGGCTACGCGATGCACATGGACTTTTTGGGGCGCAAATCCGCCAGCCAGGCCCCGCAACTGGTCAGTGCCTGGACTGCCGACCGCGACCTGACCAACCCGGCGCTGCCGGCGTTCCAGGTCTGTGTGATGCTGACCAAGCTGCAACTCAACGACTTGCAGCAATCGCTCAAGCTGATCGTCGACGCGGCCCGCAAGACCCAGAGTTCGCCCAAGGATTTCTTCCAGGAAATCGCCAGTGCCAGCGCCTACATGAGCCGCGACCCATCGGCCTTGCGCAAGGGCGGCAACCTGGCCGATGGCGGGATCCTCGGCGAGTACCTCGAAGGGCTGCCGTACCGCAGCAAGTCGTTGAACATGACCCAGGATTTATGGCTGTCCTTGAGCGTGGCCGAGCAGGAAGACTTCATCGATGAGCTGGATTCGAAAATCCGCCTCTACGAGACCTTCCACAACGACTTGGCGAACTGGGTGCGTTTCGGCGATGCCGAGCCGGGTGACGCCTTGTACCGCGTGCCGTTGTCGACGCTGCCGTGA
- a CDS encoding protein phosphatase 2C domain-containing protein — translation MRPSAGKAFKSASKSHVGMVRQVNEDACLDLPENGLWVVADGMGGHAAGDYVSSLIVDSLRNIAVGRSLDEYVAALQSDLLRVNAAVREETANRGVTMMGSTVVVLATRDLRGMCLWAGDSRLYRLRDGVLEGVSRDHSYVQDLQDSGLLSEAEARVHPRANIVTRAIGVEAQLNLAMAELLLVPGDSYLLCSDGLTKTVEDDEIREVLSHDEPGEIASSLVSLGLMRGAPDNITVVVVKVPS, via the coding sequence ATGCGTCCAAGTGCCGGAAAAGCATTCAAGTCTGCAAGCAAGAGCCACGTCGGCATGGTCCGCCAGGTCAACGAAGACGCCTGCCTGGACCTGCCGGAAAACGGCTTGTGGGTGGTCGCCGATGGCATGGGCGGGCACGCGGCGGGCGACTATGTCAGCAGCCTGATCGTCGACAGCCTGCGCAACATTGCCGTGGGCCGCTCGCTGGACGAATACGTCGCGGCGCTGCAAAGCGACCTGTTGCGGGTCAACGCCGCTGTGCGTGAGGAAACCGCCAACCGTGGCGTGACCATGATGGGCAGCACCGTGGTGGTACTGGCTACCCGCGACCTGCGTGGCATGTGCCTGTGGGCCGGCGACAGTCGCTTGTATCGCCTGCGCGATGGCGTGCTCGAAGGCGTCTCTCGCGATCACAGCTACGTCCAGGACCTGCAAGACAGTGGCCTGCTCAGCGAAGCCGAGGCGCGGGTGCACCCACGGGCCAACATCGTCACCCGGGCCATTGGCGTCGAGGCGCAACTGAACCTGGCGATGGCCGAGTTGTTGTTGGTCCCCGGCGACAGCTACTTGCTGTGCAGCGACGGGCTGACCAAGACCGTCGAGGACGATGAAATCCGCGAAGTGTTGAGCCACGACGAGCCCGGCGAAATCGCCAGCAGCCTGGTGTCCCTGGGCCTGATGCGCGGAGCCCCAGACAACATCACCGTGGTTGTCGTGAAGGTGCCGTCATGA
- the tagF gene encoding type VI secretion system-associated protein TagF produces the protein MSTPGFYGKLASRGDFVSRGLPQSFISPWDSWLAAGLLASQASLGERWLDAYLVSPLWRFMVAPGVCGPDAAVGVVMPSIDRVGRYFPLTVAVLLEPDADPASVVGGADDWFERVENLLLSTLNVEGSFEAFGAELENLGSPMYLPRTPSSRFASLHRFDATDPQRRMSALAESACEGVSLWWGQGSERIAPGLMRCHGLPAAADFAQFLLGQEGVV, from the coding sequence ATGAGTACGCCGGGCTTCTACGGAAAGCTGGCCAGCCGCGGCGACTTCGTCAGCCGTGGTTTGCCGCAGAGCTTTATCAGCCCGTGGGACTCGTGGCTGGCGGCGGGTCTGCTCGCCAGCCAGGCCAGTCTCGGCGAGCGTTGGCTGGATGCCTACCTGGTCAGCCCGCTGTGGCGCTTCATGGTGGCGCCCGGGGTGTGTGGGCCGGACGCCGCCGTCGGCGTGGTGATGCCAAGTATCGACCGGGTCGGCCGCTATTTTCCGCTGACCGTCGCGGTGCTGCTGGAGCCCGACGCGGATCCGGCGTCGGTGGTGGGCGGTGCGGACGACTGGTTCGAACGGGTGGAGAACCTGTTGCTGAGCACGTTGAACGTGGAGGGCAGTTTCGAAGCCTTCGGCGCAGAACTGGAAAACCTGGGGAGCCCGATGTACCTGCCGCGCACCCCCAGCAGCCGGTTTGCCAGCCTGCACCGCTTCGATGCCACTGACCCGCAGCGGCGAATGAGTGCCCTGGCTGAGTCGGCTTGCGAAGGCGTCAGCCTGTGGTGGGGCCAGGGTTCGGAGCGCATCGCGCCCGGTTTGATGCGGTGCCACGGCCTACCGGCCGCCGCCGATTTTGCGCAATTTTTGCTCGGCCAAGAGGGTGTTGTGTAG